A single genomic interval of Clostridium facile harbors:
- a CDS encoding cation-translocating P-type ATPase gives MLPQDHLCYPNPATGLTAGQVQTKKENGRQNTQPEKVTKTSGQILKDNICTLFNLFNLLIAIALAFVGAWSNMVFILIIALNTLIGIVQEFHAKKLVDKLSLLSMPTAKVIRDGISTEISIQELVEEDVIELDAGRQVCADSVILTGGVEVNESLLTGESDPIPKSAGSHLLSGSFIISGKCRACVEHIGAENYASKIAHEAKKMRGVQSELLSSMRKVTRFTGYLIPVLGVLLFLEAFFLRQDTLNHAVVTTAAGLLGMLPKGLVLLISISLAVGIIALSKKNVLVQELFALESLAHVDTLCLDKTGTLTQGKMQVEEVIQTELGRSMQFHELMGSFLQYSDDNNATFQALNSYFSKNNSLVPVHKIPFSSERKWSAMTFDQVGTLLIGAPERLADGMAEKILQKGNYDGKRILLAGIVRGTVNQNSPLPPVECLACIVISDPIRPNAAKTLAYFQKEGVDLKLISGDNPVTVSSLALQAGFPEAERYIDMSNITTETEIEQAALTYSVFGRVSPIQKKQLVQALQKHGHSVAMTGDGVNDLLALREADCSIAVAEGSDAARQVSQVVLLDSNFSSLPAVLGEGRRVVNNITRVAGVFFVKTIYSVLLSIVCLLFNIPFPFLPIQITLIDLIIEGYPSFFMSFEPDSKKITGHFLPSVMERAIPNAISILVCFLVSLAMSPFLQLSTEQAGILLYLLVGTVGIQAVLKASWPFNKLRVFLCSTMTVGFYLAVFLFHPLLQVSLPSGITLLLFAGFVLLSFLVERAVSGLIQWRKKKTSHNCSQKIATKQL, from the coding sequence ATGTTACCTCAGGATCACTTATGTTACCCTAATCCTGCAACAGGGCTTACTGCCGGGCAGGTTCAAACCAAAAAAGAGAATGGTAGACAGAATACCCAACCGGAAAAAGTTACAAAAACATCTGGACAAATTTTAAAAGATAATATTTGTACTTTATTTAACTTGTTTAACCTACTTATTGCCATTGCGTTGGCATTTGTAGGGGCATGGTCAAATATGGTATTTATTTTGATTATTGCCCTTAATACTTTAATTGGTATTGTACAGGAATTTCATGCAAAAAAACTGGTGGATAAGCTATCCCTTTTATCTATGCCAACGGCTAAGGTAATCCGTGACGGAATCTCTACAGAAATTTCAATCCAGGAACTGGTGGAGGAAGATGTGATTGAACTGGATGCAGGAAGACAGGTTTGCGCTGATTCTGTAATCCTAACAGGTGGGGTTGAAGTGAATGAATCACTTTTAACTGGGGAGTCTGACCCTATTCCAAAATCAGCTGGTAGCCATCTTCTTTCTGGAAGTTTTATTATCAGCGGAAAATGCCGTGCTTGTGTGGAGCATATTGGAGCAGAAAATTATGCGTCTAAGATTGCGCATGAAGCAAAAAAAATGCGTGGTGTTCAGTCCGAACTGCTTTCCTCTATGCGTAAGGTTACCCGGTTTACTGGTTATCTGATTCCAGTATTGGGTGTTCTACTTTTTTTGGAGGCTTTTTTCCTGCGGCAGGATACCTTGAACCATGCTGTTGTCACTACTGCGGCAGGGCTTTTGGGAATGTTGCCAAAGGGACTAGTTTTGTTAATTAGCATCAGTTTAGCAGTGGGGATTATTGCTTTATCCAAGAAAAATGTCCTGGTACAGGAGCTTTTCGCTTTAGAATCACTTGCCCATGTAGATACCTTATGTTTGGATAAAACTGGTACGCTTACCCAGGGGAAAATGCAGGTAGAAGAAGTGATTCAAACTGAATTAGGACGTTCCATGCAGTTTCATGAACTGATGGGTTCCTTTTTGCAGTATTCCGATGATAATAACGCAACTTTTCAGGCATTAAACTCCTATTTTAGCAAAAATAATTCCCTAGTACCTGTGCATAAAATTCCGTTTTCGTCTGAACGAAAATGGAGCGCTATGACATTTGACCAGGTAGGAACATTGTTGATCGGCGCCCCGGAACGTCTTGCGGATGGTATGGCAGAGAAAATTTTGCAAAAAGGAAATTACGATGGAAAACGAATCTTGCTGGCGGGGATTGTACGGGGGACAGTGAACCAGAATAGCCCTCTGCCGCCAGTAGAGTGTTTGGCCTGCATTGTTATCTCTGATCCAATTCGCCCCAATGCTGCTAAAACTCTGGCATATTTCCAAAAGGAGGGTGTGGATTTGAAATTAATATCTGGAGATAATCCAGTTACAGTATCCTCACTTGCTCTGCAAGCTGGATTTCCAGAAGCGGAACGTTATATCGATATGAGTAATATTACCACCGAAACGGAAATAGAGCAGGCGGCCCTTACTTATTCCGTGTTTGGACGGGTTTCCCCTATACAGAAAAAGCAATTAGTTCAAGCATTGCAAAAACATGGACATTCTGTAGCAATGACTGGAGATGGCGTCAATGACCTGCTGGCTCTTCGGGAAGCAGATTGCAGCATTGCTGTGGCAGAAGGCAGTGACGCTGCCCGGCAAGTATCACAAGTGGTTTTGCTAGACTCCAATTTTTCTTCTTTACCTGCTGTATTGGGAGAGGGTAGAAGGGTAGTCAATAACATCACACGTGTAGCCGGAGTATTTTTTGTAAAAACCATCTATTCTGTTTTGTTGTCAATTGTATGCCTTCTGTTTAATATTCCATTTCCATTTTTGCCGATTCAAATTACCTTAATTGACCTTATTATTGAAGGATATCCTTCCTTCTTTATGTCTTTTGAACCTGATAGCAAAAAAATAACTGGACATTTTCTTCCATCCGTGATGGAGCGGGCAATTCCAAACGCAATTTCCATCTTAGTTTGTTTTCTCGTTTCTCTTGCCATGTCACCATTCTTACAATTATCCACAGAGCAAGCTGGGATATTGCTTTATTTGCTGGTGGGTACAGTGGGAATCCAGGCGGTATTGAAAGCAAGCTGGCCATTTAATAAATTAAGGGTTTTTCTTTGCTCCACTATGACGGTGGGATTTTATCTGGCAGTATTCCTGTTCCACCCTTTACTTCAAGTATCTCTACCATCAGGAATTACCCTTTTATTGTTTGCAGGATTTGTTTTACTGAGTTTTCTTGTAGAACGGGCTGTTTCAGGATTGATCCAATGGAGAAAGAAAAAGACAAGTCATAACTGCTCACAGAAAATAGCAACCAAACAACTATAA
- a CDS encoding ParB/RepB/Spo0J family partition protein, giving the protein MNPNFAKKFAGIHTQDINSINDGYNALFQNGTQQDRVEIEIGLLIPFPSDLYPDGVQPFLAASGDRLEQLTESIKQYGIIEPITIRKSSRKAGYYEILAGHNRVNIAKSIGLQTVPYILKDVNDAEATDIFVDTNTLQRELSIKELAYAYHMKLVNSNQQGKRTDLSGQEKHDSAQEIVETTGQSKSKIIRLARLTKLIPELLNAVDQQELPVMAGYHFSFINKENQRLIYDCWQVERFKITVAQAAQIKQMSERNQLSVEYLDQMLNRTIPDKKSSEKPVTIRFPTGYYQKYFAGMKPKQAQEKLMEILDQYFGAKKE; this is encoded by the coding sequence ATGAATCCAAACTTTGCGAAAAAATTTGCGGGCATCCATACGCAGGATATCAATAGCATCAACGATGGATACAACGCACTGTTCCAGAATGGAACCCAACAAGACCGGGTGGAAATAGAAATAGGCTTGTTAATTCCCTTTCCGTCTGACCTGTATCCTGACGGCGTGCAGCCATTCCTGGCAGCTTCCGGTGATAGATTGGAACAATTGACCGAAAGCATCAAACAATACGGAATCATAGAACCCATCACCATCCGTAAAAGCAGCAGAAAAGCAGGCTATTATGAAATACTAGCCGGACACAATAGAGTGAATATCGCAAAATCCATAGGGCTACAGACTGTTCCATACATATTGAAGGATGTGAACGACGCAGAAGCAACGGACATTTTTGTGGATACCAATACCCTGCAACGGGAACTGTCCATCAAAGAACTGGCGTATGCCTATCATATGAAACTGGTGAATTCCAACCAACAGGGCAAGCGAACTGATCTATCCGGACAGGAAAAACACGATTCCGCACAGGAAATCGTAGAAACCACAGGGCAAAGCAAAAGCAAGATTATCCGTTTGGCAAGATTGACAAAACTGATACCAGAACTGTTGAATGCAGTGGATCAACAGGAGTTGCCAGTCATGGCAGGATATCATTTCTCCTTCATCAACAAAGAAAACCAAAGGCTCATCTATGACTGCTGGCAGGTGGAACGGTTCAAAATCACAGTGGCACAAGCCGCCCAGATCAAACAAATGTCGGAAAGAAATCAGTTAAGCGTAGAATATTTAGACCAGATGTTGAACAGAACCATTCCGGATAAAAAATCTTCTGAAAAGCCCGTCACCATCCGCTTCCCTACTGGCTATTACCAGAAATATTTTGCAGGAATGAAACCAAAGCAGGCGCAGGAAAAACTGATGGAGATTTTAGACCAATATTTTGGCGCTAAAAAAGAATAA
- a CDS encoding AraC family transcriptional regulator → MNLEEYATKEKQKRRDYALERERQGMPRTWDYLIEQFKKQGYYVLGSNFKESVQIGVHGFVDPEDQKGYMHRHDYFEMIYVYRGGFVNVFPDHTVRMKQGDIMLLNPNILHAPYVERDDDIVFNIFISNPMIREKIIPLQKDNSLLISFFMDYLYFDSQDKKYLNFTDNSPDSLQLIEKMIQEYIDQRPFYQNMADAYLVLLFSQLSRDYYKNHSIDVLPKNHHTLSYDIINYIKQNCQSITLEDLAKHFQYTPNYLSRLIHQSTGKTFSQIVSQQKLQRATGFITSTDMSIVDIGQIVGFYDVSHFIRSFKKEYNLTPAEYRKKYTSLP, encoded by the coding sequence ATGAATTTAGAGGAATACGCTACAAAGGAAAAGCAAAAACGCAGAGACTACGCACTGGAACGGGAACGTCAGGGAATGCCAAGAACGTGGGATTATCTAATTGAACAGTTCAAAAAGCAGGGATATTATGTCTTAGGTTCTAATTTTAAGGAGTCTGTACAGATTGGGGTGCATGGTTTTGTAGATCCAGAGGACCAAAAGGGATATATGCACCGGCATGATTATTTTGAGATGATTTATGTCTACCGTGGTGGTTTTGTAAATGTGTTTCCAGACCATACAGTGCGTATGAAACAAGGGGATATTATGCTACTAAATCCCAATATTCTGCACGCCCCTTATGTGGAAAGGGATGACGATATTGTCTTTAATATTTTTATCAGCAATCCGATGATCCGTGAGAAAATCATACCACTGCAAAAGGACAACTCCCTCCTGATTTCGTTTTTTATGGATTATCTGTATTTTGACAGCCAAGATAAAAAATATTTGAATTTTACCGATAACTCCCCCGATTCCCTCCAGCTCATTGAAAAAATGATCCAAGAATATATTGACCAGCGCCCATTTTATCAAAATATGGCGGACGCATATCTGGTTTTACTATTTTCCCAGCTCTCCCGTGATTATTATAAAAACCATTCCATTGACGTACTACCAAAAAACCACCATACTTTAAGTTACGATATCATTAACTATATTAAGCAAAATTGCCAGAGTATTACCTTAGAAGATTTGGCAAAACACTTCCAATATACACCAAACTATCTTTCCCGACTGATCCATCAAAGCACAGGAAAAACTTTTAGCCAAATTGTTTCTCAACAAAAATTGCAACGGGCTACTGGATTTATTACCAGTACGGATATGTCCATTGTGGATATTGGTCAAATTGTTGGATTTTATGATGTCTCCCATTTTATACGTAGTTTTAAAAAAGAATACAATCTAACTCCAGCAGAATACCGTAAAAAATATACTTCTTTACCATAA
- a CDS encoding GH25 family lysozyme, which produces MFQKKGIDISKWQGDVDFSKVKADGVEFAILRAGYGKLADQKDPKFEQNYASAKAVGMPIGAYHYTYAISMIEAEQEANVLLNWLKGKQFEYPIYFDIEDTSIVYLGKDVLTDIVCTFCEKLEQAGYFVGVYANKNWLMNHLDYNRIKKYTIWLAHYTTATDYPNPHDMWQFSSTQKVDGISGKVDMNYCYKDFPAIIKAGGYNGFGIGTSAPSQPAGTQYSVGDVVTVSSYYASSTETDSNKAVIPSDWKTGTITRIVEGARNPYLLNNGNLGWCNDGDIRGRGDITGSSAPQSVTYTVQSGDTLSGIAAKYGTNYQHLASINGISNPDKIYVGQKIKIK; this is translated from the coding sequence TTGTTTCAAAAAAAAGGGATTGATATCTCAAAATGGCAAGGAGATGTTGACTTTTCCAAAGTGAAAGCAGATGGAGTAGAATTTGCTATTCTCAGGGCAGGTTACGGAAAATTAGCTGACCAAAAAGACCCCAAGTTCGAACAAAACTATGCTAGTGCCAAAGCAGTAGGTATGCCAATTGGCGCATATCATTATACCTATGCCATCTCTATGATAGAAGCGGAGCAGGAAGCAAATGTTCTGTTAAACTGGCTAAAAGGAAAACAATTTGAATACCCTATATACTTCGATATCGAAGATACTAGTATCGTTTATCTAGGCAAGGATGTTTTGACCGATATTGTATGTACCTTCTGCGAAAAACTGGAACAGGCAGGATATTTTGTTGGTGTATACGCTAACAAAAACTGGCTAATGAACCATCTAGATTATAATCGTATCAAAAAATATACTATTTGGTTAGCACACTATACTACTGCTACAGACTATCCTAATCCACATGATATGTGGCAGTTCTCCAGTACACAAAAGGTAGATGGAATTTCTGGAAAAGTAGATATGAACTACTGCTATAAAGATTTTCCAGCAATTATCAAGGCGGGTGGATACAATGGCTTTGGGATAGGCACATCAGCCCCATCCCAGCCAGCAGGCACACAATACAGTGTCGGGGATGTAGTAACCGTATCCAGCTACTACGCATCTAGCACAGAAACAGACAGCAATAAAGCAGTAATCCCGTCCGATTGGAAAACAGGTACGATTACACGAATTGTAGAAGGCGCACGTAATCCATACTTACTGAATAACGGTAATTTAGGATGGTGTAATGATGGTGACATCAGAGGACGTGGGGACATTACAGGTAGTTCTGCCCCTCAATCTGTTACATACACGGTACAATCCGGTGACACCCTATCCGGCATTGCAGCAAAATATGGGACAAACTACCAACATTTGGCTAGCATCAATGGTATTTCCAATCCAGATAAAATCTATGTTGGGCAAAAAATCAAAATCAAATAA
- a CDS encoding sensor histidine kinase, with protein sequence MTIKKRMFISNILMIIIPAFLAVIILAGCLFIFLASMFPHAEYRLGFQEELTETRYEVVELVREWLDKTDPETEAELLELVQENRLTLQIYQGQQIIQRFGDEVLPQKQLEQSLAALDGSGTVSNGTFALFGEQLLLDGKTYQIHIYNPVVILSHDRLKLWVVGIGFFMVVVLVFIIFITNRFLIKFVFKRISDPLQTLAEGVHQIRDGNLTHRIFYSGEDEFKPVCEDFNEMAERLRISVVQLQKEEESRKELLASISHDIRSPLTSIRAYVDGLLDGIADTKEKQKAYLGIIQKKTSEIDQMVKKLFLFSKMDIGEYPYSPEILDVSREMEDFITASEEEYQHRGLNFQNVSIPQESFICADPTYFRSILTNLLDNSAKYKEKETVSVSITGERFKHRMVVYVDDDGPGVPEDALPKLFDVFYRNDLSRNNPNQGSGLGLAIVAKAVERMDGAVHAENLPQGGLRMVLEFPTVKGE encoded by the coding sequence ATGACAATTAAAAAGAGGATGTTTATTTCCAATATTCTGATGATCATTATCCCTGCATTTCTTGCAGTCATTATATTGGCAGGCTGTCTGTTTATCTTTTTAGCTTCGATGTTCCCACATGCAGAATATCGTCTGGGATTCCAAGAAGAATTGACGGAAACTCGTTATGAAGTGGTAGAACTAGTTAGGGAATGGTTGGATAAAACTGACCCAGAAACAGAAGCTGAATTGTTGGAATTGGTACAAGAAAACCGTCTTACCCTTCAAATATATCAAGGGCAGCAAATAATCCAACGGTTTGGAGATGAGGTGTTACCACAAAAACAGTTGGAACAGTCATTGGCAGCGTTAGATGGTTCTGGTACGGTATCTAATGGCACTTTTGCCCTGTTTGGGGAACAACTTTTATTAGATGGGAAAACATATCAAATCCACATTTATAATCCAGTTGTTATTTTGTCCCATGATAGACTAAAGCTTTGGGTGGTTGGAATTGGATTTTTTATGGTTGTGGTCCTGGTATTTATTATTTTTATTACAAACCGTTTTTTAATCAAGTTTGTATTTAAAAGAATTTCAGACCCATTGCAAACTTTAGCGGAAGGGGTCCATCAAATACGGGATGGGAACCTTACCCATCGGATCTTCTATTCTGGCGAGGATGAATTCAAACCAGTATGTGAGGATTTTAATGAAATGGCAGAGAGGTTACGTATTTCTGTGGTACAATTGCAAAAAGAAGAAGAGAGTAGAAAAGAATTGCTGGCGAGTATTTCCCATGATATCCGTTCACCACTAACCTCTATCCGTGCCTATGTGGATGGCTTGCTGGATGGAATAGCGGATACCAAGGAAAAACAGAAGGCATATTTGGGTATCATTCAAAAGAAAACATCCGAAATTGACCAAATGGTAAAAAAACTATTTTTGTTTTCTAAAATGGATATAGGGGAATATCCGTATAGTCCAGAAATATTAGATGTTTCTAGAGAGATGGAGGACTTTATTACTGCTTCTGAGGAAGAGTATCAACATAGAGGGCTGAATTTTCAAAATGTATCCATTCCACAGGAGAGTTTTATCTGTGCAGACCCTACTTATTTTCGCAGTATTTTAACAAACTTATTGGATAACAGCGCAAAATATAAAGAAAAAGAAACTGTATCAGTTTCTATTACAGGGGAACGATTCAAACATCGAATGGTGGTTTATGTGGATGATGATGGTCCAGGGGTTCCAGAAGATGCGTTGCCAAAATTATTTGATGTGTTTTACCGCAATGACCTTTCCCGGAACAATCCAAATCAAGGGAGTGGTTTAGGGCTAGCCATTGTAGCAAAGGCAGTGGAACGAATGGATGGCGCTGTCCATGCGGAAAACCTTCCTCAAGGTGGTTTGCGGATGGTATTGGAGTTTCCAACTGTAAAAGGAGAGTAG
- a CDS encoding ParA family protein produces MSAKIIAIANQKGGVGKTVTAVNFATGLAEQDKKVLLVDFDPQGNASSYLNYDSSKNKLSIVDLMDIVLKQDCIEYSTEHTWYTESDKQLMHQLKEEMSQAIVCDENNRVDLLPANITLSGAEMTLISSVYRNQALKIILSYYVPDYDYIIIDCSPTLGIMLVNALVAANEVIIPVQTEEFAIDGIVQMLQTVQNVRRTENHNLKIAGFLLTMVQPNVIEYGEIKEGMEQQFGNLMYTTMISRSVQVPRSTKEHIPIIQQDHKIGKQYRDFTKEYLNRQEV; encoded by the coding sequence ATGTCAGCTAAAATCATCGCAATCGCCAACCAGAAAGGCGGCGTAGGAAAAACAGTGACAGCGGTCAATTTCGCAACAGGACTTGCGGAACAAGATAAAAAAGTGCTCCTTGTGGACTTTGATCCCCAAGGGAACGCAAGTAGCTATTTAAACTATGATAGCAGTAAAAATAAACTTTCCATCGTGGATTTAATGGATATCGTCTTAAAGCAGGACTGTATTGAATACAGCACGGAACATACATGGTACACCGAAAGCGACAAACAGTTAATGCATCAATTAAAGGAAGAGATGTCGCAGGCAATCGTGTGTGATGAAAACAACCGTGTCGATCTACTTCCCGCCAATATCACCCTATCCGGTGCGGAAATGACATTGATCAGCAGCGTTTACCGCAACCAGGCATTGAAAATCATCCTTTCCTATTATGTTCCTGATTACGACTACATCATCATTGATTGCAGCCCCACATTGGGGATTATGCTGGTAAACGCTTTAGTCGCAGCCAATGAGGTGATCATCCCGGTACAAACAGAGGAATTTGCCATTGACGGCATCGTGCAAATGCTTCAGACCGTGCAGAATGTCAGAAGGACGGAAAACCACAACCTAAAAATTGCAGGATTTCTGCTCACCATGGTGCAGCCAAATGTAATTGAATATGGTGAGATCAAAGAAGGGATGGAACAACAATTTGGAAATCTCATGTATACGACTATGATCAGCCGTTCGGTACAAGTGCCAAGGTCTACCAAAGAACATATCCCCATCATTCAGCAAGACCACAAGATCGGAAAACAATATAGAGATTTTACAAAAGAATATTTAAACAGACAGGAGGTGTAA
- a CDS encoding response regulator transcription factor, with translation MKRILIIEDDDTIAAIERDYLAVNGLESDIAANGYDGLAMGRTGNYDLILLDLMLPGIDGFTVCRKLREAIDIPILMVTARQEDIDKIKGFGLGADDYITKPFSPNVLVARIKANLAQYDRLKRSDTVEKQELQIGEVRIQQDSRRTFVGEREVELKNKEYELLLFLMMNPDVVFNKETLYERIWGYDAMGDNATVAVHINRLREKIEKDPSCPRYIETVWGAGYRFKP, from the coding sequence ATGAAGCGTATTTTAATTATTGAAGATGATGACACCATTGCTGCGATTGAGCGGGATTACCTAGCGGTAAATGGATTGGAATCAGATATTGCCGCAAATGGCTATGATGGGCTTGCTATGGGGCGTACAGGAAATTATGATTTAATCTTACTGGATTTAATGCTTCCTGGCATTGATGGTTTTACTGTATGTCGAAAATTACGGGAAGCAATAGATATTCCGATTTTAATGGTGACAGCCCGTCAAGAGGATATTGATAAAATTAAAGGGTTTGGACTGGGGGCAGATGATTATATTACCAAACCTTTTTCCCCCAATGTGTTGGTAGCGAGGATAAAAGCAAACTTGGCGCAGTATGACCGTTTAAAGCGATCTGACACTGTAGAAAAACAAGAATTACAAATTGGTGAAGTCCGCATTCAGCAAGATAGCCGAAGGACGTTTGTTGGGGAACGGGAAGTGGAACTAAAGAATAAAGAGTATGAACTTTTGCTTTTTCTTATGATGAACCCCGATGTTGTGTTTAATAAAGAAACATTATACGAACGAATTTGGGGATATGATGCAATGGGAGACAATGCAACAGTAGCAGTTCATATCAACCGGTTAAGGGAGAAAATTGAAAAAGATCCTTCCTGTCCCCGTTATATTGAGACGGTCTGGGGCGCGGGATATCGCTTTAAACCATAA